A single window of Dermochelys coriacea isolate rDerCor1 chromosome 2, rDerCor1.pri.v4, whole genome shotgun sequence DNA harbors:
- the POLR2K gene encoding DNA-directed RNA polymerases I, II, and III subunit RPABC4 isoform X3: protein MFAFHKLHRPPQSMDSQKDVQPPKQQPMIYICGECHTENEIKARDPIRCRECGYRIMYKKRTKRLVVFDAR from the exons ATGTTTGCGTTCCACAAGCTACATAGACCACCTCAG AGTATGGATTCCCAAAAGGATGTTCAGCCTCCAAAGCAACAGCCAATGATTTATATTTGTGGAG AATGTCatacagaaaatgaaataaaagcaagagATCCGATCAGGTGTCGAGAATGTGGGTACAGAATAATGtacaagaaaagaacaaaaagat TGGTTGTCTTTGATGCCCGGTAA
- the POLR2K gene encoding DNA-directed RNA polymerases I, II, and III subunit RPABC4 isoform X2 yields MHRGQANLCTVLSPESHPVSMDSQKDVQPPKQQPMIYICGECHTENEIKARDPIRCRECGYRIMYKKRTKRLVVFDAR; encoded by the exons ATGCACAGAGGACAAGCCAATTTGTGTACAGTACTTTCGCCGGAGTCTCACCCAGTG AGTATGGATTCCCAAAAGGATGTTCAGCCTCCAAAGCAACAGCCAATGATTTATATTTGTGGAG AATGTCatacagaaaatgaaataaaagcaagagATCCGATCAGGTGTCGAGAATGTGGGTACAGAATAATGtacaagaaaagaacaaaaagat TGGTTGTCTTTGATGCCCGGTAA
- the POLR2K gene encoding DNA-directed RNA polymerases I, II, and III subunit RPABC4 isoform X1: MSESCLRSTSYIDHLRYSQIYSTESMDSQKDVQPPKQQPMIYICGECHTENEIKARDPIRCRECGYRIMYKKRTKRLVVFDAR; the protein is encoded by the exons ATGTCTGAGTCATGTTTGCGTTCCACAAGCTACATAGACCACCTCAGGTACAGTCAAATATATTCTACTGAG AGTATGGATTCCCAAAAGGATGTTCAGCCTCCAAAGCAACAGCCAATGATTTATATTTGTGGAG AATGTCatacagaaaatgaaataaaagcaagagATCCGATCAGGTGTCGAGAATGTGGGTACAGAATAATGtacaagaaaagaacaaaaagat TGGTTGTCTTTGATGCCCGGTAA
- the POLR2K gene encoding DNA-directed RNA polymerases I, II, and III subunit RPABC4 isoform X4: protein MDSQKDVQPPKQQPMIYICGECHTENEIKARDPIRCRECGYRIMYKKRTKRLVVFDAR from the exons ATGGATTCCCAAAAGGATGTTCAGCCTCCAAAGCAACAGCCAATGATTTATATTTGTGGAG AATGTCatacagaaaatgaaataaaagcaagagATCCGATCAGGTGTCGAGAATGTGGGTACAGAATAATGtacaagaaaagaacaaaaagat TGGTTGTCTTTGATGCCCGGTAA